The DNA segment TCCCCGCCACCAGCGGAGTCTAGCCGGGATCGAATTGTCAATTCAAAGCGGGGCCAAATCGGCGATCTCGTCACGCGCAGCGTGTTGCATTTCCGAGCCCCGAGTCCCTAGCCCCAGCCCTTCCCATGCGACATCGAAAAAAAGGCCGCGTGCTCGGCCGTTCTCCGAGCCATCGTCTGGCCCTGTTCCGCAATTTGGCCAGCGCCCTGTTCCTCACTGAACGCGACGCCGAATTGGACGACAACGAGCCTGGCGTGAAAGGGCGGATCATTACGACGCTTCAGAAGGCCAAGGAGGTCCGACCTTTGGTCGAGCGGTGCATCACGATCGCTCGGGCTGGATTAGAAGCCGAGGAAGCGGCCAAGCAATATGCGACCACGGCCGCGCGGAACAGCGAAAGCTGGAAGGCCTGGCGAGAAAGCGAGGATTGGAAGAAATGGGCCCACGCGATGGCGCCTTCCGTCAAGGCCCGTCGCCGCGTTGTCCGGATGTTGGGAGACAAGCAGGCAACGAGGGTTCTGTTCTCGACGGTCGCGCCGCGGTTTGTCGGCCGGCCCGGCGGATATACCCGCGTGCTGCGCCTCTCGAAACCGCGGCTTGGCGATGCCGGCACGCGGGCAATTCTCGAGTTCGTCGGCGTTCGCGACCGCGTTTCGCAGCGAATGCAAGCGCCGAAGGTCGAGACCGGCGCGCCAAGCTGATAACCTATTGACGCCAAGCGGCCGGGCGTTTAGCCTTTGCGACCTCATCATGGGTTGACCTCGAGTTCTTCGGGGTTGGCCTTCGCTAACAGCACGTCAGGCGTTCCCGCCTGACAACTCGTCGGGCTGTCAAATCGATGCCGAACCGTGCTCATCCTCTGCCCGTGGCGTTTGCGCTCGTCGCGACGCTTTGGCTCTCGGGCTGCGAGCAACTCGTCTACAAACCGAAAGGCACATCGCCGCTGGCGCCGTTGGAGTTGACCGACGACGGAGTCGAGTTGGAGGTTGTCTATATACGCTTCCCGGTCGGCGACGCTGAAATGAACGGCGCGCTTTGGAACGATGTCGACGAGCAGTCGCTGCCGGCCGCCACGCGCGCCGAACTGGCGGCCAACGGTCTGCGGGCCGGCGTGATCGGGGGCGAGACTCCGGCAATCCTCGCGCGCCGGCTCGCCGCGGCCGAAGACCATTCCACTCCCGCCGTCGCCGCCGCCAAGTTGGAATCGGAGCCCGCGGTTCGGCGCAGCCGTTTGCAAATGCACCGCGGCCGGCCGGGCAATATCATCGCGTCGCCGGTTTACGACCAGCTTTCGCCGCTCATTCGCGATGATGGCCAGCTTGGCGGCAAGACGTATCGGCAGGCTCAAGGGGATTTCATCATCGACGTCGATCCTCAGCCCGACCGCAATGTGACGCTGAGCCTGTTGCCGGAGTTGCAGTATGGCGAGGCCCGGCAGAAATACGTGGCCGACGATGGCGTGATCCGCATGCAGTCGGCGAAGCCCAAACGAACCTTCGACAAGCTCAAGCTGACGGCGACGCTCGCCCCCGACCAAATGCTGCTCATCACCAGCCTTCCCGAGCGACCAGGGAGCCTGGGACACTACTTCTTCACCGAGCCGAAATCGGGCCATCTCGACCAGAAGCTGCTGGTGATCCGTTTGGCCGAGACGAAGTACAACGATCTCTTCGTGCGCGTGACGGGCAAATAGCGCGTCCAGTATTGCTGAATTCGCCGGCGGCCGTAGGGTGCGTCAAGTCCGCGCTGACGCACCGTACTCCTCTTCCCGGTGCGTTATCGCTTCGCTCGACACACCCTACGCGTTCGTATCGCAACCACCATGGAATTCCGGCGGATTCCGCTGCTCGCCGTGGGGCCACTTATGGAAGTCGCCGGTTTTGCATAAAATGTGCCCGGCCGCGGCTGCCACCGAGCCGCCGCCAATCGCCCGTGTCGTT comes from the Pirellulales bacterium genome and includes:
- a CDS encoding L17 family ribosomal protein, translating into MRHRKKGRVLGRSPSHRLALFRNLASALFLTERDAELDDNEPGVKGRIITTLQKAKEVRPLVERCITIARAGLEAEEAAKQYATTAARNSESWKAWRESEDWKKWAHAMAPSVKARRRVVRMLGDKQATRVLFSTVAPRFVGRPGGYTRVLRLSKPRLGDAGTRAILEFVGVRDRVSQRMQAPKVETGAPS